A window from Podospora bellae-mahoneyi strain CBS 112042 chromosome 1 map unlocalized CBS112042p_1, whole genome shotgun sequence encodes these proteins:
- a CDS encoding uncharacterized protein (EggNog:ENOG503NZRB), protein MPSFSILRRSPKGHKRGDPPEQDDAKTSSTPEESDVSSPSPPAASRINSTTSSTAEPEACKPSDVNNRDGKKERRGFNRDLLHDLRSRLVGKQPPAPSESTPQRGRWPPRRGGTAVEPLETSVRSTPLSPLSPLSPRSPVNPNKPLPSPPPPGSEQARFPPPKPTLKIARIMATLTDSEVEKLFSGAPQYFARSEGHYTGAPHPSVAFPWDESLEIRDLTDHTQIEDKAWGCVTAWPHITRDVHADRSTAQRASEQKRRAHFYPRCRERPNMLSMFGLEKGSLGYQAALELSVADALQEEQWGFESIGTRTPAVIEQRQKMLTSKDGLRHIEESLIMEQLIKNGARYTEKHLREKRVSSELYNELFLQILHPPTKVLDHRDPYSLAVQISALVKVLAAPNMWIDFSHVEWRIRLGQLLWGNDLGDEVDDGASIGTGDSSGDIFEERYWLLMQILLACELLIRLDAITEGDELGVESIRPAEILRFERDANKSVKWSLILARAWLENIEVVKTEGAERSSDEKPSSGWLASLTKRMSLSREHGHGHGHGHKNHHHDPAYLIRGKHVQRQLKGLEHFARRLRWPDEKSYVSTISDNCRAVVEGTPLTTPLASPSSRADSQRSSYFTVPRPNSKSRRVASRRRKISAAMHSSGWLSKSYVSGLMLPGEGLCHFLMATLLENDPEAMARLGPMANLCAGFVYSGKSFWSTACIVGRVLAAGKGAVECMGWISSDVTPLGLGDGWVNIEVEETAEDALHVDKKARLWGKRAIENESNVLGDADPSSVLPADFIIPFENIYRDRVPPLIHIGFEALQLCAPADSVHTTPSESNGVTPVSEVSSRPPEIHTYPAAISFTVTDMDTEEVTEHTFSLVKDINFVTAHPCVPSQHVKIMKSPSSPTIRQVDLNGDGSGKAATVLGHPLHKYFAYTALHLSDLLFSKKDFTLEALLGDYSNAPHKPSQTPASSSPPAAKFLVVDCITGFQPQPQEHEIPLSPVISRSDSYSMNSPLSPVGGTFEGKLESASKKMHSESRRRQFGSDMEMLARAVCAERGWNVVVSRRRRGCLACAIREAGALGWKVILRVD, encoded by the exons ATGCCTTCGTTCTCGATATTGCGAAGATCGCCAAAGGGCCACAAGAGGGGTGATCCCCCAGAGCAAGACGATGCCAAGACCTCGTCAACGCCAGAGGAAAGCGACGTCAGCAgcccctcaccacccgctGCAAGTCGCATCAACAGCACAACAAGCTCGACCGCCGAACCCGAAGCATGCAAGCCGTCAGACGTCAACAACAGAGACGGCAAGAAAGAACGGCGGGGCTTCAATAGGGACCTGTTGCACGACCTTCGAAGCCGACTCGTGGGAAAgcagccaccagcaccatcagAGTCGACCCCTCAGCGGGGAAGATGGCCCCCAAGACGAGGAGGCACAGCGGTAGAG CCCTTGGAGACATCGGTACGGTCCACACCACTTTCACCCCTCTCGCCGCTGTCCCCGCGCTCCCCCGTCAACCCGAACAAGCCgctcccctcaccacctccgcctgGTAGCGAACAGGCCCGGTTTCCACCCCCAAAGCCAACCCTCAAGATCGCCCGCATCATGGCCACCCTCACAGACTCGGAGGTTGAGAAGCTCTTCTCGGGAGCACCTCAGTACTTTGCCCGCTCCGAGGGCCACTACACCGGCGCACCTCACCCCTCGGTTGCCTTTCCCTGGGACGAGTCTCTCGAGATCAGGGATCTCACAGACCACACGCAGATCGAAGACAAGGCCTGGGGCTGCGTCACGGCCTGGCCTCACATCACCCGCGATGTCCACGCCGACCGGTCCACCGCCCAGCGGGCCTCGGAGCAGAAACGCCGAGCTCACTTTTACCCCCGCTGCCGCGAGCGGCCGAACATGCTGAGCATGTTTGGGCTGGAAAAGGGCAGCCTGGGATACCAAGCCGCACTGGAGCTGTCGGTAGCAGACGCGCTCCAGGAAGAGCAATGGGGGTTTGAGAGCATTGGCACAAGGACCCCGGCGGTGATTGAGCAGAGGCAAAAGATGCTGACGTCCAAGGACGGGCTGAGACATATTGAGGAGAGTCTGATCATGGAGCAGCTGATCAAGAATGGGGCGAGGTATACGGAGAAGCACTTgcgggagaagagggtttCGAGCGAACTTTACAATGAGTTGTTCCTCCAGATTCTCCACCCGCCGACGAAGGTGCTGGACCACCGGGATCCGTACAGTCTTGCCGTGCAGATTTCGGCCTTGGTCAAGGTGCTGGCGGCCCCGAACATGTGGATTGATTTCTCGCACGTGGAGTGGAGAATCAGGTTGGGACAGCTGCTGTGGGGGAATGatttgggggatgaggtggatgatggggctTCGATCGGGACGGGAGATTCGTCGGGCGACATCTTTGAGGAGAGGTATTGGTTGCTGATGCAGATCTTGCTGGCTTGTGAGCTGCTCATCAGGTTGGATGCAATCACGGAGGGAGACGAGTTGGGAGTGGAGAGTATTCGACCGGCGGAGATTTTGCGGTTCGAGAGAGATGCGAACAAGTCGGTGAAGTGGTCGCTCATCCTTGCAAGAGCTTGGTTGGAAAACATCGAGGTCGTCAAGACAGAGGGCGCGGAGAGGTCATCAGATGAGAAGCCTTCTTCTGGGTGGTTGGCTTCGTTGACCAAACGCATGTCTCTGTCTCGCGAACACGGGCATGGGCATGGACATGGCCATAAAAATCATCACCATGATCCGGCCTATCTCATCAGAGGAAAGCACGTGCAGCGTCAGCTTAAGGGCCTGGAGCATTTTGCCAGGAGATTGCGGTGGCCGGATGAGAAGTCTTATGTCTCGACAATCTCTGACAACTGCCGCGCCGTGGTGGAAGGCACTCCGTTGACCACACCCCTCGCCAGTCCGAGCAGCCGAGCCGACAGTCAACGCTCGTCGTATTTTACCGTCCCTAGACCCAATTCGAAGTCTCGTCGGGTGGCATCCAGACGAAGAAAGATCTCGGCTGCAATGCACTCTTCTGGCTGGCTTTCCAAGAGCTATGTGTCCGGCCTGATGTTGCCCGGGGAAGGACTGTGCCATTTCTTGATGGCAACTCTGCTGGAGAACGACCCAGAAGCCATGGCGAGGCTGGGCCCCATGGCAAACCTCTGTGCTGGGTTCGTCTACTCTGGCAAGAGCTTCTGGAGCACTGCTTGCATCGTCGGCCGTGTGCTCGCTGCAGGCAAGGGTGCCGTAGAATGCATGGGATGGATTTCGAGTGATGTCACACctcttgggcttggagaCGGCTGGGTCAACATCGAAGTCGAAGAGACTGCCGAAGACGCCCTCCATGTCGACAAGAAGGCTCGCCTCTGGGGCAAGCGCGCCATTGAAAACGAATCCAACGTTCTCGGTGACGCCGACCCTTCTTCTGTTCTGCCGGCGGACTTTATCATTCCATTTGAAAACATTTACCGGGACAGGGTCCCGCCTCTGATCCACATCGGCTTCGAGGCATTGCAGCTTTGCGCGCCGGCCGATTCGGTGCACACCACACCTAGTGAGAGCAACGGAGTAACACCGGTTTCAGAAGTCAGCAGCCGGCCTCCCGAGATTCACACCTACCCGGCGGCCATTAGCTTTACGGTTACGGATATGGACACGGAGGAGGTGACCGAGCACACCTTCTCGCTGGTGAAGGATATCAACTTTGTGACTGCGCACCCGTGTGTGCCGTCGCAGCACGTCAAGATTATGAAGTCGCCAAGCAGCCCGACTATTCGGCAGGTGGATTTGAATGGTGATGGTAGTGGTAAGGCTGCTACTGTTCTTG GCCATCCCCTTCACAAGTACTTCGCATACACTGCGCTCCATCTCTCGGACCTGCTATTCTCCAAGAAAGACTTTACACTTGAAGCTCTGCTGGGTGACTACTCCAACGCCCCTCACAAACCAAGCCAGACACCTGcttcgtcctcccctcctgcGGCAAAATTCCTCGTGGTAGACTGCATCACTGGCTTTCAGCCCCAACCGCAAGAACACGAGATCCCTCTGTCGCCGGTTATCAGCCGGTCAGACAGCTACAGCATGAactcccctctctccccagtTGGAGGTACTTTTGAGGGAAAGCTGGAGAGCGCCTCGAAGAAGATGCACAGTGAGAGTAGAAGACGGCAATTCGGCAGTGACATGGAGATGTTGGCTCGGGCGGTGTGTGCAGAGAGGGGGTGGAATGTGGTTGTTAgtcggagaagaagaggctgtcTGGCATGCGCGATTAGGGAGGCGGGAGCGTTGGGTTGGAAGGTGATTTTGAGAGTGGACTGA
- a CDS encoding uncharacterized protein (EggNog:ENOG503P5KI; COG:S), producing MKTMADNSEMTDFEYISKNFDRLLGKPGVKAILVLDRETGNVLKTGGNTDLFRKESSESSKPSISNDAPSDGAAEPSTADGEGVVELATLVWNYVDVTEQFVQDLNKEDTARLQRLRTATQELVIITDPKFILAVAHDKPNSG from the exons ATGAAAACAATGGCAGACAACTCGGAAATG ACGGATTTTGAGTACATCAGCAAGAACTTTGACCGTTTACTGGGCAAACCGGGTGTCAAGGCAATTCTAGTCCTTGACCGCGAGACGGGCAATGTGTTGAAGACAGGCGGAAACACGGATTTATTCCGCAAGGAGAGCTCCGAATCTTCAAAGCCATCGATTTCCAATGATGCACCAAGCGACGGAGCGGCCGAACCTTCAActgctgatggggagggcgTGGTCGAGCTTGCAACCCTTGTTTGGAACTATGTCGACGTAACAGAACAGTTCGTGCAAGACCTGAATAAGGAG GATACAGCTCGACTGCAAAGGCTGCGTACCGCCACTCAAGAACTTGTCATCATCACGGACCCCAAGTTCATACTGGCTGTCGCTCATGACAAGCCAAATAGCGGCTGA
- a CDS encoding uncharacterized protein (COG:P; BUSCO:EOG092624UF; EggNog:ENOG503NW00): protein MGAKARRAKSPTTRSGSPGSGKAETSSTMNTTEVMRRNIPQAQDSSSEAAAASLMARESFSLDNDPSPKDRDGSSHGFFDLPRQDRRNFGLLVLLYFLQGIPLGLATGSVPFLLKNHMSYGEIGIFSLASYPYSLKLFWSPVVDAVWSPKVGRRKSWILPIQLLSGIGMLWLGSEVEALMATTGKPGGPTVWGFTGWWFFLVLMCATQDIAVDGWALTLLSPANISYASTAQTVGLTAGQFMSYTVFLAFNSPDFANRWIRPIPLDHGVMSLGGYLTFWGWSYILVTLGLFLFKREERTKNEDGIFDVYSSMWKILNLKNIQTIIVVHLIAKIGFQANDAVTSLKLLDKGFGTSNMALTVLIDFPFEIGLGYYAGKWSQQFTPMRLWSWGFAGRLVAALVAQFTVSMFPASGTVTPTYLLMVILQHVFSTFTNTIMFVAVSAFHARIADPTIGGTYMTLLATVCNLGGTFPRFFILRLVDYFTSATCLPNNLDNLTAAQREKIALAGAPLIKEPFSCAVQADKETCLAGGGICEMQRDGYHVVNILCVAIGVVTFVLYIRPKVLQLQALPLRAWRLASGSPVKH, encoded by the coding sequence ATGGGTGCCAAAGCCCGGCGCGCCAAATCGCCGACGACTCGAAGCGGCTCCCCCGGGTCAGGCAAGGCGGAGACCTCCTCCACGATGAACACAACCGAAGTGATGCGTCGCAACatcccccaagcccaagactcctcctccgaagccgccgccgccagcctgATGGCCCGCGAATCCTTCTCCCTCGACAACGACCCGTCGCCGAAAGACCGCGACGGGAGCAGCCATGGCTTCTTTGATCTGCCGAGACAAGACAGGAGGAACTTTggtctcctcgtcctcctgtACTTCCTCCAGGGCATCCCCCTCGGCCTGGCCACCGGCTCCGTCCCGTTCCTCCTCAAGAACCACATGTCCTACGGCGAAATCGGCATCTTCAGCTTGGCCTCCTACCCCTATTCCCTCAAGCTCTTCTGGTCCCCCGTCGTCGACGCAGTCTGGTCCCCCAAGGTCGGCCGCCGCAAGTCATGgatcctccccatccagctCCTCTCAGGCATCGGCATGCTCTGGCTCGGCTCTGAAGTGGAAGCCCTCATGGCAACAACAGGCAAACCCGGCGGCCCAACAGTCTGGGGCTTTACAGGATGGTggttcttcctcgtcctgaTGTGTGCGACTCAAGACATCGCCGTCGACGGCTGggccctcaccctcctttcCCCAGCCAACATCTCCtacgcctccaccgcccaaaCCGTCGGCCTGACCGCCGGCCAGTTCATGTCCTACACCGTCTTCCTGGCTTTCAACTCGCCTGACTTTGCCAACCGCTGGATCcgccccatccccctcgacCACGGAGTCATGTCTCTCGGAGGCTACCTAACCTTCTGGGGCTGGTCCTACATCCTCGTCACCCTaggcctcttcctcttcaaacGAGAAGAGCGCACGAAGAACGAAGACGGCATATTCGACGTCTACTCCTCCATGTGGAAGATCCTCAACCTGAAAAACATTCAGACCATCATTGTCGTCCACCTCATTGCCAAAATCGGCTTCCAGGCCAACGACgccgtcacctccctcaagcTCTTGGACAAGGGGTTCGGCACAAGCAACATGGCCCTCACCGTCCTCATCGACTTCCCCTTTGAGATCGGCCTCGGATACTACGCAGGGAAGTGGTCCCAGCAGTTCACCCCCATGCGCCTCTGGTCCTGGGGCTTCGCCGGCCGTctcgtcgccgccctcgTGGCACAGTTCACCGTCTCGATGTTTCCCGCCTCTGGCACCGTCACCCCGACTTACCTCCTCATGGTCATCCTCCAACACGTCTTTTCCACATTCACAAACACAATCATGTTCGTCGCCGTCTCGGCCTTCCACGCCAGGATTGCCGACCCGACCATTGGCGGCACGTACATGACACTGCTGGCAACGGTCTGCAACCTGGGCGGGACCTTTCCCAGGTTCTTCATCCTCAGGCTGGTAGATTACTTCACCAGCGCCACTTGTCTGCCGAATAACCTGGACAACTTGACCGCTGCCCAGCGGGAGAAAATTGCCTTGGCGGGTGCGCCCCTGATCAAGGAGCCGTTCTCGTGTGCTGTTCAGGCGGACAAGGAGACGTGTCTGGCCGGAGGGGGGATATGCGAGATGCAGAGGGATGGGTACCATGTTGTCAACATTTTGTGCGTCGCAATAGGCGTCGTCACGTTTGTGCTGTACATCAGACCCAAGGTCTTGCAGCTGCAGGCCCTGCCGTTGAGGGCTTGGAGGTTGGCTTCAGGGTCGCCAGTAAAACACTGA
- the IPI1 gene encoding rRNA processing protein (EggNog:ENOG503NZQK; COG:S), with translation MGSSMRKKREKKRDFNKAKLKVGREKAKAANFTDTSFKSKSIHINQGALTSDGIDSAEQFKQNLSLCISAKSDTQRREAVAYITNQISSTPPNNPVGTSGVLSKLLPLLSDASTSVRAQLLKLFRALPPSEVGAHVEKILMYIRGGMTHLSPDIRTDTLNVLDWLLDVAGDEVVSCSGGWLKTINSFSSMLGWNPSVGSAMTSKGWTTASKATLGTKKGPEAQARQIQALARFLEVGFKPEAPIPVQSAAYWDNIYRLPTTPNPFAYLNLFGIPRDEENEMYLDRGSRQRVFDARWRATIATGMEGARKEGGTVGRAAAALGRALNGGFDGPESGSEN, from the exons ATGGGTTCGAGTatgagaaagaaaagggagaagaagagggactTCAAT AAAGCCAAGTTGAAAGTGGGAAGGGAAAAGGCGAAGGCGGCCAATTTCACAGACACCAGCTTCAAATCAAAAT CGATTCACATCAATCAGGGAGCCCTCACATCGGACGGCATAGACTCGGCCGAACAATTCAAGCAGAATCTATCACTGTGTATCTCGGCGAAGTCTGATACCCAACGGCGCGAAGCCGTCGCctacatcaccaaccaaatatcatcaaccccgccaaacaATCCAGTTGGGACGTCAGGAGTCCTGAGCAAGCTGCTTCCGCTGTTATCAGATGCGTCAACGTCGGTACGCGCCCAGCTTCTGAAGCTGTTCCGAGCATTGCCGCCATCAGAGGTTGGGGCGCATGTGGAGAAGATTCTCATGTACATCCGCGGGGGCATGACCCATCTTTCACCAGATATTCGCACAGACACGCTCAACGTCCTGGATTGGCTTCTCGATGTGGCAGGGGATGAAGTGGTTTCTTGTTCAGGGGGCTGGTTGAAAACAATCAACAGCTTCAGCTCCATGCTCGGGTGGAATCCCAGTGTTGGCTCAGCCATGACCAGCAAAGGCTGGACGACGGCATCCAAAGCCACTCTGGGCACTAAGAAGGGCCCGGAAGCTCAGGCGAGACAAATCCAAGCTCTCGCCAGGTTTCTCGAAGTCGGCTTCAAGCCTGAAGCTCCGATTCCTGTCCAATCTGCGGCTTACTGGGACAACATATATCGCCTGCCAACCACACCGAATCCCTTTGCATATCTCAACCTTTTCGGGATACCACGAGACGAGGAAAACGAAATGTACCTCGATCGTGGGTCGCGGCAGCGTGTTTTCGATGCCAGATGGAGAGCCACCATCGCGACTGGTATGGAGGGTGccaggaaggaggggggaacgGTTGGGAGGGCTGCAGCTGCGCTGGGGAGAGCCTTGAATGGCGGGTTTGATGGTCCTGAATCTGGATCTGAAAATTAG
- a CDS encoding uncharacterized protein (COG:A; EggNog:ENOG503NUBU), which translates to MSDWDNKNDQTTSNEVVDSFATGDLAAAVPDLNGDGETKPKPKPKPAKKVYSEAGSQWTQQVPYNYNEFGDEGHHDWEHNAVVYEFDGEIGDVGPEHPALEIQLFGEPETRKKQGVDFSNIAELEVYQEGPARVDPIASFETAGLHPAMLNNVKLAGYETPTPIQRYCLPAIKMGYDVVAVAQTGSGKTAAYLIPILNQLMGKAKKLAATRPNPAAFREGVDQAVRAEPLVVIVCPSRELAVQVFTEARKFCYRTMLRPCVIYGGGPSSEQRAQLQKGCDVLIASPGRLIDFMDDTRLLTLRRVRYMVLDEADEMLHDDWKGDFDTIMSGGEIEEGNVRYMLFSATFPKQFRDLAKNHLAETHVRLRVGRAGSTHRNIKQVVYETAPFNKKSALIDLLESLPPTRTIIFVNSKRTADELDDFLYNLKFPCTSMHADRTQKEREAALRGFRSGLAPILITTGVTARGIDVRNVMHVINYDLPSMDYGGIEEYTHRIGRTGRIGHRGMASSFFTERDEPIASVLTRTLLETGQEIPDFLAGYIPEDVAHLRFEADSDFDETENAADNFGGDANDGGDGGDDPWGAGDAAPVARPTAEKDSGW; encoded by the exons ATGTCTGATTGGGACAACAAGAACGACCAGACGACCTCCAACGAGGTTGTCGACTCCTTCGCCACGGGCGAtcttgccgccgccgtccccGACCTTAATGGTGACGGCGagaccaagcccaagcccaagcccaagcccgcAAAAAAGGTCTACAGTGAGGCCGGCTCTCAGTGGACCCAGCAGGTCCCTTACAACTACAACGagtttggtgatgagggtcACCATGACTGGGAGCACAATGCTGTCGTCTACGAGTTCGACGGCGAGATTGGTGATGTTGGCCCTGAGCATCCTGCTCTCGAGATCCAGCTTTTCGGCGAGCCCGAGACTCGCAAGAAGCAGGGCGTCGACTTTTCCAA CATTGCTGAACTCGAGGTCTACCAGGAGGGCCCTGCTCGCGTCGACCCCATTGCCAGCTTTGAGACCGCTGGCCTCCATCCTGCTATGCTGAACAACGTTAAGCTTGCTGGTTATGAGACCCCGACTCCCATTCAGCGTTACTGCCTGCCTGCCATCAAGATGGGCTATGACGTGGTCGCTGTCGCCCAGACGG GTTCCGGCAAGACTGCCGCCTATCTGATTCCCATCCTGAATCAGTTGATgggcaaggccaagaagttGGCCGCTACGCGTCCCAATCCCGCCGCCTTCCGCGAGGGTGTCGACCAGGCTGTCCGCGCTGAGCCCCTCGTTGTCATCGTCTGCCCCAGCCGTGAGCTGGCTGTTCAAGTCTTCACCGAAGCCCGGAAGTTTTGCTACCGCACCATGCTTCGCCCTTGCGTCATTTACGGTGGCGGTCCTTCCAGTGAGCAGCGCGCCCAGCTCCAAAAGGGCTGCGACGTTCTCATTGCGTCTCCGGGTCGTCTGATCGACTTCATGGACGATACCAGACTCTTGACCCTCCGCCGTGTTCGTTACATGGTCCTTGACGAGGCCGATGAGATGCTTCACGATGACTGGAAGGGTGACTTCGACACGATCATGTCTGGTGGCG AGAtcgaggaggggaatgtgAGATACATGTTGTTCTCGGCCACTTTCCCCAAGCAATTCCGGGACTTGGCCAAGAACCATCTGGCCGAGACTCATGTCCGTCTGCGCGTCGGTCGTGCCGGTAGCACCCACCGGAACATCAAGCAGGTGGTTTATGAGACGGCTCCTTTCAATAAGAAGTCGGCTCTCATCGATCTTTTGGAGTCTTTGCCTCCCACTCGCACCATCATTTTCGTCAACAGCAAGCGGACTGCTGACGAGTTGGATGACTTCCTCTACAATTTGAAGTTTCCATGCACATCGATGCACGCCGACCGCACCCAAAAGGAGCGTGAGGCTGCATTGCGTGGTTTCCGCAGCGGGTTGGCTCCCATTCTGATCACCACTGGTGTCACTGCTCGTGGCATCGACGTGCGCAATGTCATGCACGTCATCAATTACGATCTCCCCTCGATGGACTACGGTGGCATTGAGGAGTACACTCATCGCATCG GTCGCACTGGTCGAATCGGCCATCGTGGCATGGCCTCGTCTTTCTTCACCGAGCGCGATGAGCCCATTGCCTCCGTGCTTACCCGTACCCTTCTCGAGACCGGCCAGGAGATCCCGGATTTCTTGGCTGGCTACATCCCGGAGGATGTCGCCCATCTCCGATTCGAAGCTGATTCAGACTTCGATGAGACCGAAAACGCTGCGGACAACTTTGGCGGTGATGCCaacgatggtggtgatggcggtgacgACCCCTGGGgcgctggtgatgctgctccGGTTGCCCGGCCGACCGCCGAGAAGGATTCTGGTTGGTAA
- a CDS encoding uncharacterized protein (EggNog:ENOG503P2GB; COG:S), translated as MSSSSASASDQYLRDTNTRLTHPLTHPSPITITMSSPLRTSPQPPTLDDEISALQSKTSTLLTSPSTLALLSSDPNLTSQSSLHQSHHLQTLYRTCATLTLFRAQDPDPNAVDAGSILGLRIEVVSRAKFLRPYYVLFNRPWASSSSLPGPQRKWLRVHRHTVPSCIPLSGLAARYLPSPDKDDTRRKQDLGKFARGVRREVVRYHARLGTVADLRKAAGLGRGGDGGDKSGLVDISPADAEVRHVSVEWGDGRTGRLVIGDDGEVEKLVVVGENGRDREAGRELLGGLGLAGTVKAEEVVRRLAGTGGA; from the exons ATGTCGTCCTCTTCAGCTTCTGCTTCCGATCAATATCTACGCGACACCAACACGCGTCTCACTCATCCTCTCACtcacccatcacccatcaccatcaccatgtcctCCCCACTACGAAcctcacctcaacctccaaccctCGACGATGAGATATCCGCCCTTCAATCCAAAA cctccaccctcctcaccagcccctccaccctcgccctcctgtCATCCGACccaaacctcacctcccaatcctccctccaccaatcccatcacctccaaaccctctACCGCACCTGCgcaaccctcaccctctttcGCGCTCAGGACCCCGACCCCAACGCCGTCGACGCTGGCTCCATCCTCGGTCTGAGGATAGAAGTTGTTTCGAGAGCTAAATTTCTCAGGCCGTACTATGTCCTTTTCAACCGCCCCTGGGCgtcttcctcatccctcccagGGCCGCAGAGGAAATGGCTCAGGGTGCACAGACATACTGTGCCAAGCTGTATCCCCCTGTCTGGGTTAGCAGCGAGATATCTCCCCTCGCCGGATAAGGATGATACAAGGAGGAAGCAGGATCTGGGAAAATTTGCCAGGGGagtgaggagagaggtggtgaggtatCATGCCAGGTTGGGGACAGTGGCCGATTTGAGGAAGGCTGCTGGGTTAGGtaggggaggggatggtggggataaGAGTGGACTGGTGGATATCAGTCCGGCGGATGCGGAGGTTAGGCATGTGAGCGTTGAGTGGGGGGAcgggaggacggggaggttggtgattggggatgatggagaggtggaaaagttggtggtggtgggggagaatgGGAGGGAcagggaggcggggagggagttgcttggggggttggggctggcgGGGACGgtgaaggcggaggaggttgtgaggaggttggcggggaCAGGGGGTGCCTGA
- a CDS encoding uncharacterized protein (EggNog:ENOG503P0Z8; COG:S), with translation MKPTTLLSTLLPLTSAYSIPKDSTAPSTNAFKIPTARESAILARRILTLTPLGTISTIFPSTTSSRNPPGIEGKPHALMEYISACDPLAPSNPTLLSLNISSTFRNAANANLSLAITWTPPPLPPPSRSFLSHLNPFSSEPPVQPQSYSAAALPRYSLMGYLEPIPGADDPKSDVGKLVQTCYTNTHPDAKYWLPGNRIHESHFVRLVVTEIYWVGGFGDRAYIGWIDAKDWESVTEKEIEGARLPGEKPLEGGDL, from the coding sequence atgaaacccaccaccctcctctccaccctcctccccctcacctcgGCCTACTCCATCCCCAAGGACTCAACCGCCCCCAGCACCAATGCCTTCAAGATCCCCACCGCCCGCGAatccgccatcctcgcccgcCGAAtcctaaccctaaccccgCTAGGCACCATCTCGaccatcttcccctccaccacctcgtcccGCAACCCCCCAGGAATTGAAGGCAAACCCCACGCCCTAATGGAATACATCTCCGCCTGTGACCCCCTCGCACCCTCCAACCCGACCCTCTTGTCcctcaacatctcctccaccttccgcAACGCagccaacgccaacctctccctaGCCATAACCTggaccccccctcccctcccccctccctcaaggtccttcctctcccatctcaaccccttttcttccgAACCCCCCGTTCAGCCCCAATCCTACAGCGCCGCCGCTCTCCCGCGGTACTCCCTGATGGGGTATCTCGAACCCATCCCCGGAGCGGACGACCCAAAGAGTGATGTGGGCAAGCTGGTTCAGACTTGCTACACCAACACGCATCCGGACGCGAAGTACTGGCTTCCGGGAAATAGGATTCACGAGAGCCACtttgtgaggttggtggtgacggaGATTTACTGGGTGGGCGGGTTTGGGGATAGGGCGTATATCGGGTGGATTGACGCCAAGGATTGGGAGAGTGTGaccgagaaggagattgaggggGCGAGGTTGCCTGGGGAGAAGCCgcttgaagggggggatCTTTAG
- the rps30a_1 gene encoding 40S ribosomal protein S30 (COG:J; EggNog:ENOG503P6SS) has protein sequence MGKVHGSLARAGKVKSQTPKVEKQEKKKTPKGRAKKRLTYTRRFVNITLTGGKRKMNPNPTA, from the exons ATGGGAAAGGTTCACGGAAG TTTGGCTCGTGCCG GAAAGGTCAAGTCTCAGACCCCTAAGGTcgagaagcaggagaagaagaagactcc CAAGGGCCGTGCGAAGAAGAGACTCACTTACACTCGCCGTTTCGTCAACATCACCTTGACTGGTGGCAAGCGCAAG ATGAACCCTAACCCCACTGCTTAA